In Terriglobia bacterium, the following proteins share a genomic window:
- a CDS encoding TonB-dependent receptor, translating into MRSFNLWKTLFVCALMVVLLSGMAVAQGVGASGDITGTVTDQSGAIIAGATITVTDVAKGTKHIVTSDSNGQFRVQALLPATYSVSVMKGGFQAEIAKAVQVGIGQTSIVDFKMKVSQVSEALEVTTEAPLVETDKGQQANVVSEQYIRELPINRRDYLTFTLLAPAVTDSTRLAGDQDFRVKQTPQSGLSFYGSNGRGNSVTVDGGEANDDAGGVRLNVGQDAVQEFQINRSNYGVELGGASGATINIVTKSGTNNTHGSLFALFRNDGMDAANPFAKSQALQPGQTFNPALPDSVGRNIKDTLKREQFGASIGLPIKHDKTFFFTSFEGLMNDSQNAVTLFNSTSVFRPNGGQQAILGQLATLAGNPPVPCLTGQPALPAATCAAILTNVLTVNPATSPLNAFIVNQFENNGGLFPYTTRLYLASSRLDHQFSDKNQVLLRYSFGHDREENPDVQSLTGFSRGSSVHAFDNTLAAAHFHQFSAKTLNEIRAQFNYSGFNVIPNVPGEVGLDIPGFANLGTQIFLPSLTIMRRYEIADNFSTIRGKHNFKFGGYELYRGNHSESHTFFPGRFVFGNLPGGLLSPCLQVPAACGLTAAAQTISPLQSVSLGLPQFYQQGFGNPVYNYPRPYTSAYAQDQWAVRPNLQLTYGVRYEVDSQYGALVTDKNNFAPRAAFSWDPFNDKKTVIRGGYGLFYSPVYGQIADVVQTLGLVNGNRQIAQIFVPITGAPGNPALTSAAIFQTLFAQGKVQCAIPTGLNAACITPGDLTQFGIAITHSGAIPPLTVIFSGQSDYQNPYSQQAEFGIERQVGREWAVSVSGIYVHTIGLPVALDQNALSTAPISNITLSTGQVVPVRNFNTSTSNALTPGLAPCGGAAIVTCFANPLRLQDNVYSSKGSALYEGVIFEIKKRVSHHVGLFANYTFSKAFDTSTDFNSDFAPQDQTNLAGDRGLSDFDQRHKLVVVALLDTGHGGDGIHKLISGFEFAPIVRYNSGHPFNLLAGTDVNGDRHSTNDRPVGAARNTGQGPDFLSFDARLTRSFKMGEHGRFMFMAEGFNLLNRTNFATVNNVVGPRPDLVPGFTNFNFTGDQLGFTSAFPSRQFQLGFRANF; encoded by the coding sequence ATGAGGTCGTTCAATCTCTGGAAAACCCTTTTTGTGTGCGCGCTGATGGTTGTGTTGCTCAGCGGCATGGCGGTCGCGCAGGGCGTTGGCGCCTCCGGCGACATCACAGGTACAGTCACTGACCAGTCCGGAGCCATCATTGCCGGTGCAACGATTACTGTCACGGACGTCGCAAAGGGCACCAAGCACATTGTCACGTCGGACAGCAATGGCCAGTTCCGCGTGCAAGCGCTGTTGCCGGCCACCTACAGCGTGAGCGTGATGAAGGGCGGCTTTCAAGCGGAAATCGCCAAGGCTGTGCAGGTGGGCATCGGCCAAACCAGCATTGTTGATTTCAAGATGAAGGTGTCCCAGGTCTCAGAGGCCCTTGAGGTCACCACGGAAGCGCCGCTGGTCGAAACCGACAAGGGACAGCAGGCCAACGTGGTCAGTGAGCAGTACATCCGTGAATTGCCCATCAACCGTCGCGACTACCTGACGTTTACCCTGCTGGCGCCGGCCGTTACAGATTCCACCCGCTTGGCGGGCGACCAGGACTTCCGCGTGAAGCAGACGCCGCAGAGCGGCCTGTCGTTCTACGGTAGCAACGGCCGCGGCAACAGCGTGACCGTGGACGGCGGCGAAGCCAATGACGACGCCGGCGGCGTGCGCCTGAACGTGGGCCAGGATGCCGTGCAGGAATTCCAGATCAACCGCAGCAACTACGGCGTGGAGTTGGGAGGAGCCAGCGGAGCCACTATCAACATCGTGACCAAGTCGGGCACCAACAATACTCATGGCAGCCTGTTTGCGCTCTTCCGGAACGACGGCATGGATGCCGCCAATCCGTTCGCCAAATCGCAGGCGTTGCAGCCCGGGCAGACGTTTAATCCGGCCTTGCCGGACTCGGTGGGGAGAAACATCAAGGATACCTTGAAGCGTGAGCAATTCGGCGCCAGCATCGGTCTCCCTATCAAACACGACAAGACATTCTTCTTCACCTCGTTTGAGGGACTGATGAATGACTCGCAAAACGCGGTTACCCTGTTCAACTCAACCAGCGTTTTCCGTCCGAACGGCGGCCAGCAAGCCATTCTTGGCCAATTGGCCACCTTGGCGGGGAATCCTCCGGTGCCCTGTCTTACCGGCCAGCCGGCGTTGCCTGCGGCCACCTGCGCGGCGATTCTCACCAACGTTCTGACCGTCAACCCGGCTACCAGCCCGCTGAACGCGTTTATCGTCAACCAATTTGAAAACAACGGCGGCCTGTTCCCCTACACCACGCGCCTGTATCTGGCGTCTTCCCGTCTGGACCACCAGTTCAGCGACAAGAACCAGGTCTTGTTGCGTTACAGCTTCGGGCATGATCGCGAAGAGAATCCTGACGTGCAGTCCTTGACCGGGTTCTCCCGCGGCAGCTCCGTGCACGCCTTCGACAATACTCTGGCTGCTGCCCACTTTCACCAGTTCAGCGCCAAGACCTTGAACGAAATCCGCGCGCAGTTTAATTACTCAGGCTTCAACGTCATCCCCAACGTGCCCGGCGAAGTGGGTTTGGATATCCCCGGTTTCGCCAACTTAGGCACGCAAATCTTCCTGCCCAGCTTGACCATCATGCGCCGCTATGAAATCGCCGACAATTTCAGCACGATCCGCGGCAAACACAATTTCAAATTCGGCGGCTACGAACTGTATCGTGGCAACCATTCAGAGTCGCACACCTTCTTCCCCGGCCGGTTCGTCTTTGGCAACTTGCCCGGAGGGCTCCTGAGCCCCTGCCTGCAAGTGCCGGCGGCCTGCGGACTCACTGCCGCTGCCCAGACCATCAGTCCTCTGCAGTCGGTTTCGCTGGGACTGCCGCAGTTCTATCAGCAGGGCTTTGGCAATCCTGTGTACAACTATCCCCGTCCATATACTTCAGCCTACGCCCAGGACCAATGGGCGGTCAGGCCCAACCTGCAGTTGACCTATGGCGTGCGCTATGAAGTGGACTCCCAGTACGGAGCGCTGGTCACAGACAAGAACAATTTTGCCCCCCGCGCCGCTTTCTCATGGGACCCCTTCAACGACAAGAAGACCGTGATCCGCGGCGGATACGGGCTGTTCTATTCCCCCGTCTATGGCCAGATTGCTGACGTGGTGCAGACTCTGGGCTTGGTGAACGGTAACCGGCAGATTGCCCAGATTTTTGTGCCCATCACCGGTGCACCGGGCAATCCCGCGCTGACCTCAGCAGCCATCTTCCAGACGCTGTTTGCCCAGGGCAAGGTCCAGTGCGCCATCCCCACCGGCTTGAATGCGGCCTGCATTACACCCGGAGATCTGACCCAGTTCGGTATCGCCATTACCCATAGCGGCGCCATTCCCCCGCTGACGGTCATTTTCAGCGGGCAATCTGACTACCAGAACCCCTACTCGCAGCAGGCTGAATTCGGCATTGAGCGCCAGGTGGGACGCGAATGGGCAGTTTCGGTGAGTGGCATTTATGTGCACACCATCGGGTTGCCGGTGGCCCTTGACCAGAATGCGCTGTCTACTGCCCCGATCAGCAACATTACGTTGTCTACTGGACAAGTCGTTCCGGTGCGCAACTTCAATACCAGCACGAGCAACGCTCTCACGCCGGGCTTGGCGCCCTGCGGCGGAGCGGCAATCGTCACTTGCTTTGCCAACCCGCTGCGGCTTCAGGACAACGTTTATTCGTCCAAGGGGTCGGCGTTGTATGAAGGCGTGATCTTTGAGATCAAGAAGCGCGTGTCCCACCACGTTGGCCTGTTTGCGAACTACACCTTCAGCAAGGCCTTTGATACCTCAACCGATTTCAACAGTGACTTTGCTCCGCAGGACCAGACCAACCTGGCGGGCGACCGCGGGCTCTCTGATTTTGATCAGCGGCACAAGTTGGTGGTGGTGGCGCTGTTGGATACCGGCCACGGCGGGGACGGCATCCACAAGCTGATTTCCGGCTTTGAGTTTGCCCCCATCGTCCGCTACAACAGCGGCCATCCTTTCAACCTGCTGGCCGGCACGGACGTGAACGGCGACCGCCACTCCACCAATGACCGTCCTGTGGGCGCGGCCCGCAACACCGGTCAAGGTCCGGACTTCCTCTCCTTTGACGCGCGCTTGACCCGTTCGTTCAAGATGGGCGAGCACGGCAGGTTCATGTTTATGGCGGAAGGGTTCAATCTGCTCAACCGCACCAACTTTGCCACGGTCAACAACGTGGTAGGCCCGCGGCCGGACCTGGTACCCGGCTTTACCAACTTCAACTTTACCGGCGACCAACTGGGATTCACTTCAGCGTTCCCGTCACGCCAGTTCCAGCTCGGGTTCCGCGCCAATTTCTAA
- a CDS encoding SDR family NAD(P)-dependent oxidoreductase, which produces MMELRNSVAVITGAGSGIGRALAQELASLGAQLALADVNSAAAEETRGLLGPVTARTYTVDVGDAAAMEAFARRVEQDFGRATILVNNAGVALFGTFDELTVPEIEWLFRINFWGVVHGCKFFLPLLRREKDARIVNISSVLGMVGTPGQSAYCASKFAVRGLSEVLREELRAANVSVTCVHPAGISTKIALNARAGAATRAEDQEQAQARFAKVLQISPQAAAQTIVRGVLKNRDRVLIGADAHRIDFFTRLMPVRASAVLTKWMQKRIEEPERAPEPKNPEPKNKEAAPASR; this is translated from the coding sequence TTGATGGAACTAAGAAACTCTGTCGCGGTCATCACCGGAGCAGGTTCCGGCATTGGGCGCGCGCTGGCGCAGGAGCTGGCGTCGCTGGGCGCGCAACTCGCCCTGGCGGACGTGAACAGCGCCGCGGCGGAAGAAACGCGCGGCCTGCTGGGCCCGGTCACGGCCCGGACCTACACTGTGGACGTAGGTGACGCCGCGGCCATGGAAGCCTTCGCCCGCCGCGTAGAACAGGATTTTGGCCGAGCCACGATTCTGGTCAACAATGCCGGAGTCGCGCTGTTCGGGACGTTCGACGAACTCACCGTCCCAGAGATCGAGTGGCTTTTCCGCATCAACTTCTGGGGCGTGGTCCACGGCTGCAAGTTTTTTCTCCCCTTGCTGCGGCGGGAGAAGGACGCGCGCATTGTGAATATCTCCAGCGTGCTGGGCATGGTGGGGACTCCCGGCCAGTCAGCCTATTGCGCCAGCAAGTTTGCCGTTCGCGGCTTGAGTGAAGTGCTGCGGGAAGAGTTGCGCGCGGCGAATGTGAGCGTGACTTGCGTGCATCCCGCAGGCATCAGCACCAAAATCGCATTGAACGCGCGCGCCGGCGCCGCCACCCGGGCTGAAGACCAGGAGCAGGCCCAGGCCAGATTTGCCAAAGTCCTGCAGATTTCTCCGCAGGCTGCGGCGCAGACCATTGTGCGCGGAGTCCTCAAGAACAGAGACCGCGTACTGATCGGCGCGGATGCTCACCGCATTGACTTCTTCACCCGATTGATGCCCGTTCGCGCCAGCGCCGTTCTCACCAAGTGGATGCAGAAGCGAATCGAAGAGCCGGAAAGGGCGCCGGAGCCCAAGAACCCGGAGCCCAAGAACAAAGAGGCGGCTCCGGCTTCCCGCTAG
- a CDS encoding thiamine pyrophosphate-binding protein translates to MLSDLFLAMASSSHTTQVPATVGAQAVVEALLRSGIHFGFGIPSIHNIAIYEGLRQARQFHHWVVRHEQAAGYAADAFFRHSGRIAAVFASTGPGNLFTLVPLLESLQTGTPMLLVGTNIASSLQSGRGGALHETPNQFDIIRPLTRFARRVATPDEIPAAFAEAAAMLHGPSPGPAFIEIPHDFLYAPLSAASAVAAAKPPARPSVSPSLLAAAIGLLEASKRPVIVLGAGVHGGPACTLQLAELLQSPVLTTTSGKGQIAGDHPLSAGCLSRLGAVQDLLSEADLLVTVGAKLTEFDTGRYSLKFPAQHLQIVEDQSYPGDRFPATLQLAGGVATVCPALAGKAKSRTAWFDLASMRTQESQRLESLNAGAYTALKLLRRALHRDDVVVNDQSILNYWASAFFPVLEPGTFLYPSGSGTLGYALPAAVGVACAMQATGRHRRIVCIAGDGGFQYTLHELATIAQFKLPVKILLVNDHAYGVIGFLQRSMFGQTHEVALTNPDFCKLAQAYGIAAESIATVDQLEQRLPGWLDAPGPSLLEWQTELQAPWEAGAIPRPTGVTPAGQK, encoded by the coding sequence TTGCTGAGCGATCTTTTTCTCGCCATGGCCTCGTCGTCCCACACCACTCAGGTTCCCGCAACCGTTGGCGCGCAAGCGGTGGTGGAAGCTCTGCTGCGTTCCGGAATCCACTTCGGCTTTGGCATTCCCAGCATCCACAACATCGCCATCTATGAAGGCTTGCGGCAGGCCCGGCAATTCCACCATTGGGTGGTGCGCCACGAGCAGGCTGCGGGCTACGCTGCGGACGCCTTCTTTCGCCACAGCGGAAGAATCGCCGCTGTATTTGCATCCACTGGGCCGGGCAATCTTTTCACTCTTGTTCCGCTGCTGGAGAGTCTGCAGACCGGCACGCCCATGCTTCTGGTAGGCACCAACATTGCTTCGTCGCTGCAGTCCGGACGAGGCGGAGCGCTGCATGAGACGCCGAACCAGTTTGACATCATCCGGCCGCTGACCCGTTTTGCCCGGCGCGTCGCCACGCCGGACGAAATTCCGGCCGCGTTTGCCGAAGCCGCGGCGATGCTGCATGGCCCATCGCCGGGGCCCGCGTTCATTGAGATTCCTCACGATTTCCTGTATGCGCCGCTCTCCGCCGCTTCGGCCGTTGCTGCGGCCAAGCCGCCGGCGCGGCCGTCAGTATCGCCATCGCTGCTCGCCGCTGCGATCGGTCTTCTTGAAGCCAGCAAACGTCCGGTAATAGTTCTGGGCGCTGGAGTGCACGGTGGTCCTGCATGCACGCTGCAACTGGCTGAACTGCTCCAGTCGCCGGTGTTGACCACCACCAGCGGCAAGGGCCAAATCGCCGGCGATCATCCTCTGTCCGCCGGATGTCTTTCGCGCCTGGGAGCCGTGCAGGATTTGCTGTCAGAAGCAGACTTGCTTGTCACCGTCGGCGCCAAACTCACCGAATTTGATACCGGCCGGTATAGCCTGAAGTTTCCGGCGCAGCATCTCCAGATCGTGGAAGACCAGAGCTACCCTGGAGACCGTTTCCCCGCGACGCTGCAACTGGCGGGCGGCGTCGCCACCGTCTGCCCCGCGCTTGCCGGCAAGGCAAAATCAAGGACAGCGTGGTTCGATCTTGCTTCCATGCGGACCCAAGAGAGCCAGCGGCTGGAATCACTGAACGCCGGTGCTTATACCGCGCTCAAGCTTCTCCGAAGGGCGCTTCATCGCGATGATGTAGTGGTCAATGACCAGTCCATTCTCAACTACTGGGCGTCTGCCTTCTTTCCTGTATTGGAGCCGGGGACGTTCCTGTATCCTTCAGGCTCAGGAACTCTGGGTTATGCGTTGCCTGCGGCGGTGGGCGTGGCTTGCGCCATGCAGGCGACGGGCCGGCATAGACGCATCGTCTGTATCGCGGGCGACGGCGGCTTTCAGTACACGCTCCACGAGCTGGCCACCATCGCTCAGTTCAAGTTGCCGGTGAAGATACTGCTGGTCAACGACCATGCTTATGGCGTGATCGGGTTCCTGCAGCGGTCCATGTTCGGACAAACGCACGAGGTCGCGCTGACGAATCCTGACTTCTGCAAATTGGCGCAAGCCTACGGCATTGCCGCCGAAAGCATCGCAACCGTGGACCAGCTTGAGCAGCGCCTACCCGGTTGGCTGGACGCTCCGGGACCCAGTCTGCTGGAGTGGCAAACTGAGTTACAAGCCCCGTGGGAAGCCGGCGCAATTCCGCGTCCCACCGGTGTTACTCCGGCCGGGCAAAAATA